The Triticum aestivum cultivar Chinese Spring chromosome 3A, IWGSC CS RefSeq v2.1, whole genome shotgun sequence genome includes a region encoding these proteins:
- the LOC123060239 gene encoding putative uncharacterized protein DDB_G0270496 isoform X2, with amino-acid sequence MAPLARKHRKASPSPSPSEASSNSGSDCELHLDDHSDPEDSFFSTGSAANDDVQDSSTSDEEEDDDEESLHEEDDDEESLHDDEDDEEESLHEEEDDGEMGELEQQYRTLQANQQSILQTLKQHRDDDVSRGQAVKNQKALWDKTLEMRFLLQKAFSTSNKLPKDPSKSRFCSHDQEIEQAYVDLLDSSKQTLGCMLDLQKALLEQNQAAKGANDTLPDSNEESDEWSQVQKLHTRITPFRNTEIDKWQRKTQVTTGAAALKGKLHTFNQNISDQVAGYMRDPSRMINRMYLRKSDVGVFGESAAEPATTVEGKDVEGDPELIDDSEFYHQLLKEFLESCDSGASESAFYALRKKQNKKRKLVDRRASKSRKIRYSVHEKIANFMAPVPMTVPPMASKLFENLFGTGNLQKSAAV; translated from the exons ATGGCGCCACTTGCACGTAAGCACCGCAAGGCATCACCTTCTCCTTCCCCCTCGGAGGCTTCTTCCAATTCAGGCAGCGACTGTGAACTCCACCTTGATGACCACTCCGACCCAGAGGACAGCTTCTTCTCCACAGGGAGCGCCGCCAATGACGACGTCCAGGATTCCTCCACC agtgacgaggag GAGGATGACGATGAGGAGAGCCTCCATGAGGAGGATGACGATGAGGAGAGCCtccatgatgatgaggatgatgaggaggagagcctccatgaggaggaggatgatggtgAGATGGGAGAGCTCGAGCAGCAGTATCGCACCCTCCAGGCCAATCAACA AAGCATTCTTCAAACCCTGAAACAACACAGGGATGACGATGTCTCAAGAGGCCAGGCAGTCAAAAACCAAAAG GCGCTATGGGATAAGACCCTGGAAATGAGATTCTTGCTGCAAAAGGCATTCTCCACTTCAAACAAGCTTCCCAAG GATCCATCCAAGTCAAGGTTCTGCAGTCATGATCAGGAGATAGAGCAAGCATATGTTGATCTATTGGACTCATCGAAACAGACTCTCGGTTGCATGCTGGACCTGCAGAAG GCTTTACTGGAGCAGAACCAGGCTGCAAAGGGTGCGAATG ATACATTGCCTGACTCGAATGAAGAGAGTGACGAGTGGTCGCAAGTACAGAAATTGCATACAAG GATAACCCCGTTCAGAAATACCGAGATAGATAAATGGCAGAGGAAAACACAGGTCACAACTGGAGCTGCTGCACTGAAAGGAAAGTTGCACACATTTAATCAG AACATAAGTGACCAAGTTGCTGGTTACATGAGAGACCCAAGCAGGATGATTAACCGGATGTACTTGCGGAAATCTGATGTTGGTGTATTCGGGGAG AGTGCAGCAGAGCCTGCTACTACCGTTGAG GGGAAGGATGTGGAAGGTGATCCTGAACTTATTGACGATTCTGAATTTTACCATCAACTTCTCAAGGAGTTTCTCGAGTCGTGTGATAGTGGAGCATCTG AGTCTGCATTTTATGCTCTAaggaagaagcagaacaagaagaggaaACTCGTCGATCGCCGCGCTTCAAAGAGCAGAAAGATAAG GTACAGTGTTCACGAGAAGATTGCTAATTTCATGGCCCCGGTGCCTATGACGGTTCCTCCAATGGCTTCGAAACTGTTCGAGAATTTGTTTGGAACGGGCAACCTGCAGAAGTCAGCCGCGGTCTGA
- the LOC123060239 gene encoding putative uncharacterized protein DDB_G0270496 isoform X1 gives MAPLARKHRKASPSPSPSEASSNSGSDCELHLDDHSDPEDSFFSTGSAANDDVQDSSTSDEEEDDDEESLHEEDDDEESLHEEDDDEESLHDDEDDEEESLHEEEDDGEMGELEQQYRTLQANQQSILQTLKQHRDDDVSRGQAVKNQKALWDKTLEMRFLLQKAFSTSNKLPKDPSKSRFCSHDQEIEQAYVDLLDSSKQTLGCMLDLQKALLEQNQAAKGANDTLPDSNEESDEWSQVQKLHTRITPFRNTEIDKWQRKTQVTTGAAALKGKLHTFNQNISDQVAGYMRDPSRMINRMYLRKSDVGVFGESAAEPATTVEGKDVEGDPELIDDSEFYHQLLKEFLESCDSGASESAFYALRKKQNKKRKLVDRRASKSRKIRYSVHEKIANFMAPVPMTVPPMASKLFENLFGTGNLQKSAAV, from the exons ATGGCGCCACTTGCACGTAAGCACCGCAAGGCATCACCTTCTCCTTCCCCCTCGGAGGCTTCTTCCAATTCAGGCAGCGACTGTGAACTCCACCTTGATGACCACTCCGACCCAGAGGACAGCTTCTTCTCCACAGGGAGCGCCGCCAATGACGACGTCCAGGATTCCTCCACC agtgacgaggaggaggatgacgaTGAGGAGAGCCTCCATGAGGAGGATGACGATGAGGAGAGCCTCCATGAGGAGGATGACGATGAGGAGAGCCtccatgatgatgaggatgatgaggaggagagcctccatgaggaggaggatgatggtgAGATGGGAGAGCTCGAGCAGCAGTATCGCACCCTCCAGGCCAATCAACA AAGCATTCTTCAAACCCTGAAACAACACAGGGATGACGATGTCTCAAGAGGCCAGGCAGTCAAAAACCAAAAG GCGCTATGGGATAAGACCCTGGAAATGAGATTCTTGCTGCAAAAGGCATTCTCCACTTCAAACAAGCTTCCCAAG GATCCATCCAAGTCAAGGTTCTGCAGTCATGATCAGGAGATAGAGCAAGCATATGTTGATCTATTGGACTCATCGAAACAGACTCTCGGTTGCATGCTGGACCTGCAGAAG GCTTTACTGGAGCAGAACCAGGCTGCAAAGGGTGCGAATG ATACATTGCCTGACTCGAATGAAGAGAGTGACGAGTGGTCGCAAGTACAGAAATTGCATACAAG GATAACCCCGTTCAGAAATACCGAGATAGATAAATGGCAGAGGAAAACACAGGTCACAACTGGAGCTGCTGCACTGAAAGGAAAGTTGCACACATTTAATCAG AACATAAGTGACCAAGTTGCTGGTTACATGAGAGACCCAAGCAGGATGATTAACCGGATGTACTTGCGGAAATCTGATGTTGGTGTATTCGGGGAG AGTGCAGCAGAGCCTGCTACTACCGTTGAG GGGAAGGATGTGGAAGGTGATCCTGAACTTATTGACGATTCTGAATTTTACCATCAACTTCTCAAGGAGTTTCTCGAGTCGTGTGATAGTGGAGCATCTG AGTCTGCATTTTATGCTCTAaggaagaagcagaacaagaagaggaaACTCGTCGATCGCCGCGCTTCAAAGAGCAGAAAGATAAG GTACAGTGTTCACGAGAAGATTGCTAATTTCATGGCCCCGGTGCCTATGACGGTTCCTCCAATGGCTTCGAAACTGTTCGAGAATTTGTTTGGAACGGGCAACCTGCAGAAGTCAGCCGCGGTCTGA